A window from Mycobacterium saskatchewanense encodes these proteins:
- a CDS encoding SDR family oxidoreductase yields MQIFVTGGTGTIGSAVITELLDHGHTVLALARSEASAQAVAQAGAEAFPGDLADLDALRAGAARSDGVIHLAFGRDYSSVESLARAVAEESRALQVMGGELVGSDRPIAAVSGTPWVPGRPSTEADPPATDGPVGGRGRSVLALLNLATRGVRSMAVRMPRTVHNEGKGGFAGLLTEAARRSGVVGYPGDGTQRWPAVHARDAAALFRLALESAPAGTSWHAVSDEGDAVRDIASVIGRRLGLPVETVPEEAFGPFGAIFALDQPATSAHTRSVLGWKPTHPSLLEDLENIRP; encoded by the coding sequence GTGCAAATCTTCGTCACCGGCGGTACCGGCACCATCGGGTCCGCCGTCATCACCGAACTGCTTGACCACGGCCACACCGTTCTGGCGCTCGCCCGCTCGGAGGCGTCCGCGCAGGCCGTCGCGCAGGCCGGGGCCGAAGCGTTCCCGGGCGACCTGGCAGACCTCGACGCCCTGCGAGCCGGGGCCGCGCGGTCCGACGGCGTGATCCACCTGGCGTTCGGACGCGACTACAGCAGTGTGGAATCGCTCGCCCGGGCCGTCGCCGAGGAAAGTCGCGCCCTGCAGGTGATGGGAGGCGAACTCGTCGGCAGCGACCGCCCGATCGCCGCGGTCTCGGGCACACCGTGGGTGCCGGGGCGGCCCTCCACCGAGGCCGATCCGCCGGCGACGGACGGCCCGGTCGGCGGCCGCGGCCGGTCTGTGCTGGCGCTGCTGAACCTGGCCACGCGCGGGGTGCGCAGCATGGCGGTGCGCATGCCGCGCACCGTCCACAACGAGGGCAAGGGCGGTTTCGCGGGCCTGTTGACCGAAGCGGCCCGCCGTTCCGGGGTCGTGGGCTATCCGGGCGACGGCACGCAGCGCTGGCCGGCGGTGCACGCGCGCGACGCCGCGGCGTTGTTCCGGCTGGCCCTCGAATCGGCGCCGGCCGGGACGTCGTGGCATGCCGTCAGCGACGAGGGAGACGCGGTGCGCGACATCGCCAGCGTCATCGGGCGCAGGCTGGGCCTGCCGGTCGAGACCGTCCCGGAGGAAGCCTTCGGACCGTTCGGCGCGATCTTCGCGCTCGACCAGCCCGCCACCAGTGCGCACACCCGCAGCGTCCTCGGCTGGAAGCCCACTCACCCCAGCCTCCTCGAGGATCTGGAGAACATTCGGCCCTGA
- a CDS encoding FAD-dependent monooxygenase family protein — protein sequence MTGRAVVLGAGIAGLPTDLADMLAFAEDFVPTHIWPALRSARPLTPVSTYGSPGGVWRRYDHIRCPQGLLVLGDALCCLDPINGRGMTMAALHAHALRTQLRRANPVDPQAFYADVATLIKPVWAVNQPSDRTTGRSRRSLSQRAVRWSRRNILEVAERDIVVTERLSRVANPIDPPRRLLEPPFLARVVAHHTRGSLALKR from the coding sequence ATGACAGGTCGCGCCGTCGTCCTCGGTGCCGGCATCGCAGGCCTGCCAACCGATCTTGCCGACATGCTGGCGTTCGCCGAGGATTTCGTCCCGACGCACATCTGGCCGGCGCTTCGATCCGCACGGCCGCTGACTCCGGTGTCGACATACGGGTCTCCCGGTGGCGTCTGGCGCCGTTACGACCACATCCGCTGCCCGCAGGGCCTGCTGGTGCTCGGCGACGCGCTGTGTTGTCTGGACCCCATCAACGGCCGGGGCATGACCATGGCCGCCCTGCACGCACACGCGTTACGAACCCAGCTCCGTCGCGCCAATCCCGTTGACCCGCAAGCCTTCTATGCCGACGTCGCGACCCTGATCAAGCCGGTTTGGGCCGTCAATCAGCCCTCCGATCGGACCACCGGCCGGTCTCGCAGATCGCTGTCGCAGCGCGCGGTTCGCTGGAGCCGGCGCAATATCCTCGAGGTCGCCGAGCGCGACATCGTCGTGACCGAGCGCCTCAGCCGCGTCGCCAATCCCATCGACCCGCCACGGCGGCTCCTCGAACCGCCCTTCTTGGCACGCGTTGTCGCGCATCACACTCGCGGATCGCTGGCGCTAAAGCGCTGA
- a CDS encoding LysR family transcriptional regulator: MSISDASLTALRVLRAVAERGTLGAAAASLGYTQSAVSRQIASLERAAGTPLVERHHSGVRLTPAGQVVLRTASAVIDRIDATARELSGLPEERAVVRLGWFASAGAALIPRALAALSRSHPGITVLSREGSTSALVRALRAGTVDLAVVASSTPFRALDCESPPLLVDTLTERSLRIAVPAEHALARGDSIDIADLHGQRWIGGIGNDRVFGVWPGLDERPEVAHFARDWLAKLQMVAAGLGITTLPAALSAAVPAGVRVLPVRGGPQERRRIQLARLPQPPTEPMARLAEALRAAALDTDATLT, translated from the coding sequence ATGAGCATCTCCGACGCGTCGCTGACCGCGCTGCGGGTACTGCGCGCGGTGGCTGAGCGCGGCACCCTCGGTGCCGCGGCGGCATCGCTGGGCTACACCCAGTCGGCGGTGTCACGCCAGATCGCCTCGCTGGAACGCGCCGCGGGCACACCGCTGGTCGAGCGTCACCACAGCGGCGTGCGGTTGACCCCCGCGGGGCAGGTGGTGCTGCGCACCGCGTCCGCGGTCATCGATCGGATCGACGCCACCGCACGGGAGTTGAGCGGTCTGCCCGAGGAACGCGCCGTCGTGCGGCTGGGCTGGTTCGCCAGCGCCGGCGCGGCGCTGATCCCGCGGGCACTGGCCGCCCTGAGCCGCAGCCACCCGGGCATCACGGTGCTCTCCCGCGAGGGCAGCACCTCGGCGCTGGTGCGGGCGCTGCGCGCCGGCACCGTGGACCTCGCGGTCGTGGCGTCGAGCACACCCTTTCGAGCGTTGGACTGCGAGAGCCCGCCGCTACTGGTCGACACGCTTACCGAACGGTCACTGCGCATTGCGGTTCCCGCCGAACACGCACTGGCGCGTGGTGATTCGATCGATATAGCCGACCTGCACGGTCAGCGGTGGATCGGCGGGATCGGCAACGACCGGGTGTTCGGGGTGTGGCCGGGCCTGGACGAGCGGCCCGAGGTGGCGCACTTCGCGCGCGACTGGCTGGCCAAGCTGCAGATGGTGGCCGCGGGCTTGGGCATCACCACGCTGCCGGCGGCGTTGAGCGCAGCGGTGCCGGCCGGAGTGCGAGTGTTGCCCGTACGCGGCGGCCCGCAGGAGCGGCGCCGCATACAGTTGGCCCGGCTACCGCAACCGCCCACCGAGCCGATGGCCCGCCTGGCAGAGGCGCTGCGGGCGGCGGCCCTCGACACCGACGCCACCCTGACCTAG
- a CDS encoding SDR family NAD(P)-dependent oxidoreductase, which yields MSRITTPFGFASTALEIADGVDLSGRQAIVTGTSSGIGAETARALAAAGAWVVLAVRDVGTGRRAAVDIATTTGSQHVTVAPMDLTDLDSVADFVADWSEPQHISATSPLLDGIGRRYCVGGNAARLWSIPDALVSQVSSTPAGMR from the coding sequence ATGAGCAGGATCACCACACCATTCGGATTCGCCAGCACCGCCTTGGAAATCGCCGACGGCGTCGACTTGTCCGGCCGGCAGGCCATCGTCACCGGCACTTCCTCGGGCATCGGGGCCGAAACCGCACGCGCACTCGCCGCGGCCGGCGCCTGGGTCGTGCTGGCCGTGCGCGACGTCGGAACCGGGCGGCGCGCCGCCGTCGACATCGCCACGACCACCGGCAGCCAGCACGTCACAGTCGCACCGATGGACCTCACCGACCTGGACTCGGTGGCCGACTTCGTCGCCGATTGGTCTGAGCCACAGCATATCTCGGCCACCTCGCCGCTGCTGGACGGAATCGGGCGCCGCTACTGCGTCGGGGGCAACGCCGCCCGGTTGTGGAGCATCCCCGACGCCCTGGTCTCGCAGGTTTCCTCGACGCCGGCGGGGATGCGGTGA
- a CDS encoding SDR family NAD(P)-dependent oxidoreductase, translated as MSTSSRVALVTGATQGLGFALAQGLAQRMNPGDTVYLTGRNYERIGHAIDSLGSTTAQVRGEVLDVGHPDAAAQLATELRSRHGGVDFVVNNAVMRVGPDDDPAAVIDEYCEVNNFGTTRCLRAFTPLLRARGRFLVVASSLGTLEYLAPVLWDHFDGLSSLDDVDDQVAAWRYAVKDGSARGGPWPGFVNIPSKIGQVAAVRALASHRRSSDLERGVLLAAVCPGMMNTPTSAVWWDVTEAPTPAQAAVAVLDLVFDPVKPEQYGQLLRQGEVLAWKPPP; from the coding sequence ATGAGCACATCATCTCGCGTGGCCCTGGTTACCGGCGCCACCCAGGGCCTGGGTTTCGCTCTGGCCCAAGGACTGGCCCAACGGATGAATCCCGGGGACACCGTCTACCTGACCGGCCGCAACTACGAGCGGATCGGCCACGCCATCGACTCACTCGGGTCGACCACCGCCCAGGTCCGCGGGGAAGTGCTCGACGTCGGCCACCCCGATGCGGCCGCCCAGTTGGCCACCGAACTACGGAGCCGTCACGGCGGTGTGGACTTCGTGGTCAACAACGCGGTCATGCGCGTCGGTCCGGACGACGACCCGGCGGCCGTCATCGACGAGTACTGCGAGGTCAACAACTTCGGCACTACGCGGTGCCTGCGCGCGTTCACGCCGCTGCTGCGCGCCCGCGGCCGCTTCCTGGTCGTCGCCAGCTCCTTGGGCACGCTGGAGTACCTCGCGCCCGTCCTATGGGACCACTTCGACGGGCTGAGCTCCCTCGACGACGTCGACGATCAGGTCGCCGCATGGCGTTACGCGGTCAAGGACGGCAGCGCCCGTGGCGGGCCGTGGCCCGGATTCGTCAACATCCCATCCAAAATTGGGCAGGTCGCCGCCGTGCGGGCGCTGGCCAGTCACCGGCGATCCAGCGACCTGGAGCGTGGTGTCCTACTGGCAGCGGTGTGCCCTGGGATGATGAACACCCCCACCTCCGCGGTGTGGTGGGATGTCACCGAGGCCCCCACCCCCGCGCAGGCCGCCGTGGCCGTCCTCGACCTGGTGTTCGACCCGGTCAAACCCGAGCAGTACGGGCAGCTGCTGCGCCAGGGGGAGGTGTTGGCGTGGAAGCCCCCACCGTGA
- a CDS encoding peroxiredoxin codes for MLAVGTAAPDFTLRDQNQQRVTLSSYRGAKNVLLVFFPLAFTGICQGELDQLRDHLPVFENDDSAALAISVGPPPTHKIWALESGFTFPVLSDFWPHGEVSRAYGVFNEAAGYSNRGTFVVDRSGIIRFAEMKEPGESRDQRMWTDALAALRG; via the coding sequence ATGCTGGCCGTCGGCACGGCCGCCCCCGACTTCACCCTGCGCGACCAGAACCAGCAGCGGGTCACCCTGAGCTCGTATCGCGGCGCCAAGAACGTGCTGCTGGTGTTCTTCCCGCTGGCGTTCACCGGGATCTGCCAGGGCGAGCTGGATCAGTTGCGGGACCACCTGCCCGTTTTCGAGAACGACGACAGCGCGGCGCTGGCCATCTCGGTCGGCCCCCCGCCCACGCACAAGATCTGGGCGCTGGAGAGCGGCTTCACGTTCCCGGTGCTGTCCGACTTCTGGCCGCACGGCGAGGTCAGTCGGGCCTACGGGGTTTTCAACGAGGCCGCCGGGTACTCCAACCGCGGCACCTTCGTCGTCGATCGGTCCGGGATCATTCGGTTCGCCGAGATGAAGGAGCCCGGCGAGTCGCGCGACCAGCGGATGTGGACCGACGCGCTGGCGGCGCTGAGGGGCTGA
- a CDS encoding DUF3052 domain-containing protein, translated as MVAADHDPSYARKLGIQRDQVVQEWGWDDDTDDDIRAAVEEACGGDLLDEDSDEVIDVVLLWWRDGDGDLVDTLMDAISPLAEDGVIWVLTPKTGKPGHVLPSDIAEAAPTAGLMPTSSVNLGDWSASRLVQPKSRTGKR; from the coding sequence GTGGTCGCGGCGGATCACGACCCGAGCTACGCCCGCAAACTGGGCATCCAACGAGACCAAGTGGTCCAAGAGTGGGGCTGGGACGACGACACCGACGACGACATCCGCGCTGCGGTGGAGGAGGCGTGCGGCGGTGACCTGCTCGACGAGGACAGCGACGAGGTCATCGACGTGGTGCTGTTGTGGTGGCGCGACGGGGACGGCGACTTGGTCGACACCCTGATGGACGCCATCAGCCCGCTGGCCGAGGATGGCGTGATCTGGGTGCTGACGCCCAAGACCGGCAAGCCCGGCCACGTGCTGCCCTCCGACATCGCCGAAGCGGCCCCCACCGCCGGCCTGATGCCGACCTCGTCGGTCAACCTGGGCGACTGGAGCGCCAGCCGATTGGTGCAGCCGAAGTCCAGAACCGGGAAGCGTTGA
- the aceE gene encoding pyruvate dehydrogenase (acetyl-transferring), homodimeric type produces the protein MTTEFARHDLARNPSSASEPDRVRVIREGVASYLPDIDPEETSEWLESFDELLERSGPARARYLMLRLLERAGEQRVAIPSLTSTDYVNTIPTELEPWFPGDEDVERRFRAWIRWNAAIMVHRAQRPGVGVGGHISTYASSAALYEVGFNHFFRGKAHPGGGDQVFIQGHASPGIYARAFLEGRLTADRLDGFRQEQSHPGGGLPSYPHPRLMPDFWEFPTVSMGLGPMNAIYQARFNHYLHDRGIKDTSDQHVWCFLGDGEMDEPESRGLAHVGALEGLDNLTFVINCNLQRLDGPVRGNGKIIQELESNFRGAGWNVIKVVWGREWDALLHADRDGALVNLMNTTPDGDYQTYKANDGAYVRDHFFGRDPRTKALVADMSDAEIWNLKRGGHDYRKVYAAYRAALDHKGQPTVILAKTIKGYSLGAHFQGRNATHQMKKLALEDLKHFRDSMRIPISDAQLDEDPYLPPYYHPGPDAPEIRYLLDRRRTLGGFVPERRTKARALKLPDSKTYSALKKGSGHQEVATTMATVRTFKEVMRDKEVGRRIVPIIPDEARTFGMDSWFPSLKIYNRLGQLYTAVDADLMLAYKESEVGQILHEGINEAGSVGSFIAAGTSYATHDEPMIPIYIFYSMFGFQRTGDDLWAAGDQMTRGFLLGATAGRTTLTGEGLQHADGHSLLLAATNPAVVSYDPAFAYEIAYIVESGLARMFGENPENVYFYITVYNEPYPQPPEPENFDPDGLLRGLYRYRAATEQRNSKAQILASGVAMPAALKAADLLAAEWDVAADVWSVTSWGELNRDGLAVEREKLRHPDRQAGTPYVTQALAKTAGPVVAVSDWMRAVPEQIRPWVPGTYVTLGTDGFGFSDTRPAARRFFNTDAESQVVAVLEALARDGEIDPSVPTAAARQYRIDDVQAASGQSSDAGTAT, from the coding sequence TTGACAACCGAATTCGCGCGCCACGACCTTGCCAGAAACCCCAGCAGCGCAAGCGAACCCGACCGCGTTCGGGTGATCCGCGAAGGCGTGGCGTCCTACCTGCCCGACATCGATCCCGAGGAGACGTCGGAGTGGCTGGAATCGTTCGACGAACTGCTGGAGCGCTCGGGCCCCGCCCGCGCGCGCTACCTGATGCTGCGCCTGCTGGAGCGGGCCGGTGAACAGCGCGTCGCCATCCCGTCGCTGACGTCGACCGACTACGTCAACACCATTCCGACCGAACTCGAGCCGTGGTTTCCCGGCGACGAGGACGTCGAGCGGCGATTCCGGGCATGGATCCGGTGGAACGCGGCCATCATGGTGCACCGGGCCCAGCGCCCGGGAGTCGGCGTGGGCGGCCACATTTCGACCTATGCCTCCTCCGCGGCGCTCTACGAGGTCGGCTTCAACCACTTCTTCCGCGGCAAGGCACACCCGGGCGGCGGGGACCAGGTGTTCATCCAGGGCCACGCGTCCCCCGGGATTTATGCCCGCGCCTTCCTCGAAGGAAGGCTGACCGCGGACCGGCTCGACGGATTCCGTCAGGAGCAAAGCCATCCCGGCGGCGGGCTCCCGTCCTACCCGCACCCGCGGCTGATGCCCGACTTCTGGGAATTCCCGACGGTGTCGATGGGCCTGGGCCCGATGAACGCCATCTATCAGGCGCGGTTCAACCACTACCTGCACGACCGCGGCATCAAGGACACCTCTGACCAGCACGTGTGGTGTTTCCTCGGCGACGGAGAGATGGACGAGCCGGAAAGCCGCGGGCTCGCGCACGTCGGCGCGCTCGAGGGCCTGGACAACCTGACGTTCGTGATCAACTGCAACCTGCAGCGCCTGGACGGGCCGGTGCGCGGTAACGGCAAGATCATCCAGGAGCTGGAGTCGAACTTCCGGGGGGCGGGCTGGAACGTCATCAAGGTGGTGTGGGGTCGCGAGTGGGATGCCCTGCTGCACGCCGACCGCGACGGCGCCCTGGTGAACCTGATGAACACCACCCCCGACGGCGACTACCAGACATACAAGGCCAACGACGGCGCCTACGTGCGCGACCACTTCTTCGGCCGCGACCCGCGCACCAAGGCGCTGGTGGCCGACATGTCGGACGCCGAGATCTGGAACCTCAAGCGCGGCGGCCATGACTACCGCAAGGTGTACGCCGCCTACCGGGCCGCCCTCGACCACAAGGGCCAGCCGACGGTGATCCTGGCCAAGACCATCAAGGGCTACTCGCTGGGCGCACACTTCCAGGGTCGCAACGCCACACACCAGATGAAAAAGCTTGCGCTGGAAGACCTTAAGCACTTCCGGGATTCGATGCGGATCCCGATCAGCGACGCCCAGCTGGACGAGGACCCCTACCTGCCGCCGTACTACCACCCCGGCCCGGACGCCCCGGAGATCCGCTACCTGCTCGACCGCCGTCGCACGCTGGGCGGCTTCGTGCCGGAGCGCCGCACCAAGGCCAGGGCGCTCAAGCTGCCCGACTCCAAGACCTACTCCGCCCTGAAGAAGGGATCGGGACACCAGGAGGTCGCCACCACCATGGCGACCGTCCGCACCTTCAAGGAGGTCATGCGGGACAAGGAGGTTGGCCGGCGCATCGTGCCGATCATCCCCGACGAGGCCCGCACCTTCGGCATGGACTCGTGGTTCCCGTCGCTGAAGATCTACAACCGCCTGGGCCAGCTTTACACCGCGGTGGACGCCGACCTGATGCTGGCCTACAAGGAAAGCGAAGTCGGGCAGATCCTGCACGAGGGCATCAACGAGGCGGGGTCGGTGGGGTCGTTCATCGCGGCCGGTACGTCGTATGCGACGCACGACGAGCCGATGATCCCGATCTACATCTTCTATTCGATGTTCGGGTTCCAGCGCACCGGCGACGACCTGTGGGCCGCCGGCGACCAGATGACCCGCGGCTTCCTGCTGGGGGCCACGGCCGGGCGCACCACGCTGACGGGTGAGGGCCTGCAGCACGCCGACGGCCACTCGTTGCTCCTGGCCGCCACGAACCCGGCGGTGGTGTCCTACGACCCGGCGTTCGCCTACGAGATCGCCTACATCGTCGAGAGCGGGCTGGCCCGCATGTTCGGCGAGAACCCCGAGAACGTGTACTTCTACATCACGGTCTACAACGAGCCGTACCCGCAGCCACCGGAGCCGGAAAACTTCGACCCCGACGGCCTGCTGCGGGGCCTCTACCGCTACCGGGCCGCGACCGAGCAGCGCAACAGCAAGGCCCAGATCCTGGCGTCCGGGGTGGCCATGCCCGCGGCGCTGAAGGCGGCCGACCTGCTGGCCGCCGAGTGGGACGTGGCCGCCGACGTGTGGTCGGTGACCAGTTGGGGCGAGCTGAACCGCGACGGCCTGGCCGTGGAGAGGGAGAAGCTGCGCCACCCCGACCGGCAGGCCGGCACGCCGTACGTCACGCAGGCGCTGGCGAAGACGGCCGGGCCGGTCGTCGCCGTGTCGGACTGGATGCGCGCCGTCCCGGAGCAGATCCGGCCCTGGGTGCCGGGCACCTACGTCACGCTGGGCACCGACGGGTTCGGGTTCTCCGACACCCGACCCGCGGCGCGGCGGTTCTTCAACACCGACGCCGAATCGCAGGTGGTCGCGGTGCTGGAGGCGCTGGCGCGCGACGGCGAGATCGACCCGTCGGTGCCGACGGCCGCGGCCCGCCAGTACCGGATCGACGACGTGCAGGCCGCCTCGGGGCAGTCATCCGACGCCGGGACCGCGACATAG
- a CDS encoding PucR family transcriptional regulator, translating into MNDNPFAGPFAKQPRSPLELLDTVPESVLRRLKQYSGRLATEAVSALQDRLPFFADLEASQRASVALVVQTSINNFVEWMQDPHSNVSYTAQAFELVPQDLARRIALRHSVDMVRVTMEFFEEVLPLVARSEEQLSALTVGVLKYSRDLAFTAASAYADAAEARGTWDSRMEASVVDAVVRGDTGPELLSRAAALNWDTTAPATVVVGIPAPDRDDSNGQGGNLRASQQVRDIAARHGRAALTDVHGTWLVAIVSGQLSPTEKFLGDLLQAFSDGPVVIGPTAPMLTAAYHSASEAISGMNAVAGWRGAPRPVLARELLPERALMGDASAIVALHTDVMGPLGEAGPTLVETLDAFLDSGGAIEACARKLFVHPNTVRYRLKRITDFTGRDPTDPRDAYVLRVASTVGQLNYPKTPTGVGNSAITAVPLPVNGATLGKSARQ; encoded by the coding sequence GTGAATGACAACCCGTTCGCCGGCCCGTTCGCAAAGCAGCCGCGGTCGCCGCTCGAACTGCTGGACACGGTGCCGGAGTCGGTGCTGCGCCGGCTGAAGCAGTATTCCGGGCGGCTGGCGACGGAGGCCGTGTCGGCGCTGCAGGACCGCCTGCCCTTCTTCGCCGACCTGGAAGCCTCCCAGCGGGCCAGCGTCGCGTTGGTGGTGCAGACGTCGATCAACAACTTCGTCGAGTGGATGCAGGACCCACACAGCAACGTCAGCTACACCGCGCAGGCCTTCGAATTGGTGCCCCAAGACCTGGCCCGCCGGATCGCGCTGCGGCACAGCGTGGACATGGTGCGCGTGACGATGGAGTTCTTCGAGGAGGTGCTGCCGTTGGTGGCCCGCTCCGAGGAGCAGTTGAGCGCCCTGACCGTGGGCGTCCTGAAGTACAGCCGCGACCTGGCGTTCACGGCCGCCTCCGCCTACGCGGACGCCGCGGAGGCGCGCGGCACGTGGGACAGCCGGATGGAGGCCAGCGTGGTCGACGCGGTGGTACGCGGCGACACCGGCCCCGAGCTGCTGTCGCGGGCGGCCGCGCTGAACTGGGACACCACGGCCCCGGCGACGGTGGTGGTCGGCATCCCGGCGCCCGACCGCGACGACTCGAACGGTCAGGGCGGGAACCTGCGCGCCAGCCAGCAGGTCCGCGACATCGCCGCCCGCCACGGCCGCGCCGCGCTCACTGACGTGCACGGCACCTGGCTGGTGGCGATCGTGTCCGGCCAGCTGTCGCCCACCGAGAAGTTCCTCGGCGATCTGTTGCAGGCGTTCTCCGACGGGCCCGTGGTCATCGGGCCCACCGCGCCCATGTTGACCGCGGCGTACCACAGTGCCAGCGAGGCGATTTCGGGGATGAACGCGGTCGCCGGCTGGCGCGGCGCGCCGCGGCCCGTGCTGGCGCGGGAACTCCTGCCGGAACGCGCGCTGATGGGCGACGCGTCCGCGATCGTGGCGTTGCATACCGACGTGATGGGGCCGCTCGGCGAAGCCGGCCCCACGCTCGTCGAGACCCTTGACGCTTTCTTAGATTCTGGCGGCGCCATTGAGGCTTGTGCCAGGAAGTTGTTCGTTCATCCAAATACGGTGCGGTACCGCCTCAAGCGGATCACCGACTTCACCGGCCGCGATCCCACCGATCCGCGCGATGCATACGTGCTGCGTGTGGCGTCGACTGTAGGTCAACTCAATTACCCGAAGACCCCCACAGGTGTTGGTAACAGTGCGATAACGGCGGTTCCGCTGCCGGTCAACGGGGCCACGCTGGGCAAGTCGGCGAGGCAGTGA
- a CDS encoding ACP S-malonyltransferase, whose translation MIALLAPGQGSQTEGMLAPWLDLPGAADQLALWSKASGLDLARLGTTASTEEITDTAVTQPLVVAATLLAHQEMTKRELLTGRDLIVAGHSVGEIAAYAIAGVMAADDAVALAATRGAEMAKACAVEPTGMSAVLGGDEAEVLSRLEQLDLFPANRNAAGQIVAAGPLTALAKLAEDPPAKARVRALGVAGAFHTKYMAPALDRYAAAAAAIATAEPTATLLSNRDGKPVASAAQAMETLVAQLIQPVRWDLCTATMREHEVTAIVEFPPAGTLTGIAKRELRGVAAHAVKSPADLDALAEI comes from the coding sequence GTGATCGCATTACTCGCGCCCGGACAGGGCTCGCAAACCGAGGGAATGCTGGCGCCGTGGCTCGACCTGCCGGGCGCCGCGGACCAGCTCGCCCTGTGGTCGAAGGCCAGCGGCCTCGACCTGGCGCGGCTGGGCACTACCGCCTCGACCGAGGAGATCACCGACACGGCGGTCACCCAGCCGCTCGTCGTCGCCGCCACGCTGCTGGCTCACCAGGAGATGACCAAGCGCGAGTTGTTGACCGGCAGGGACCTGATCGTGGCCGGCCACTCGGTCGGCGAGATCGCCGCCTACGCGATCGCCGGGGTCATGGCCGCCGACGACGCCGTCGCGCTGGCCGCCACCCGCGGCGCCGAGATGGCCAAAGCCTGCGCCGTCGAGCCGACCGGCATGTCGGCGGTCCTCGGCGGTGACGAGGCCGAGGTGCTGAGCCGCCTCGAGCAACTCGACCTGTTCCCCGCCAACCGCAACGCCGCCGGGCAGATCGTCGCGGCCGGCCCGCTGACCGCCCTGGCCAAGCTGGCCGAGGACCCGCCGGCCAAGGCCCGGGTGCGGGCCCTCGGCGTGGCCGGCGCCTTCCACACCAAGTACATGGCCCCGGCGCTCGACCGGTACGCCGCCGCGGCGGCCGCCATCGCGACCGCCGAGCCCACCGCCACACTGCTGTCCAACCGCGACGGCAAGCCGGTCGCCTCTGCGGCGCAGGCGATGGAAACGCTTGTCGCTCAACTGATCCAGCCCGTGCGCTGGGACCTGTGCACCGCAACGATGCGGGAGCACGAAGTCACGGCGATCGTCGAGTTCCCCCCCGCGGGGACTCTCACCGGCATCGCCAAGCGTGAACTTCGGGGAGTTGCGGCCCACGCCGTCAAGTCGCCCGCAGACCTGGACGCGTTGGCGGAAATCTGA
- the acpM gene encoding meromycolate extension acyl carrier protein AcpM — MPVSQEEIIAGIAEIIEEVTGIEPSEVTPEKSFVDDLDIDSLSMVEIAVQTEDKYGVKIPDEDLAGLRTVGDVVAYIQKLEEENPEAAQALRAKLETENPEAVANVQARLEAESK, encoded by the coding sequence GTGCCCGTCAGTCAGGAAGAAATCATCGCCGGTATCGCCGAGATCATCGAAGAGGTGACCGGTATCGAGCCCTCCGAGGTCACCCCGGAGAAGTCGTTCGTCGACGACCTGGACATCGACTCGCTGTCGATGGTCGAGATCGCCGTGCAGACCGAGGACAAGTACGGCGTGAAGATCCCCGACGAGGACCTCGCCGGCCTGCGCACCGTCGGTGACGTCGTCGCCTACATCCAGAAGCTCGAGGAAGAGAACCCCGAGGCGGCCCAGGCCCTGCGCGCCAAGCTGGAGACCGAAAACCCCGAGGCGGTTGCCAACGTCCAGGCAAGGCTCGAAGCGGAGAGCAAGTGA